A single window of Cheilinus undulatus linkage group 12, ASM1832078v1, whole genome shotgun sequence DNA harbors:
- the LOC121518852 gene encoding protocadherin-10-like, producing the protein MDTDGAKRTLFGKWHAVCRFALLTCVLDAAWGQIRYSIPEELEHGAFVGNIAEDLGLDLNKLSARRFRIVSGARKQYVEVNLENGVLFVNERIDREELCEQSLSCSFHLQVVIENPLELYRVEMEILDVNDNSPSFPWTEFNLDISESAVPGSRFPLESAQDLDVGSNSLRTYLLSVNEHFLLDIQTRSDGSKFAELVLQSPLDREQQSAHQMVLTAVDGGAPERSGTAQIDITVLDANDNAPVFDQSFYRVRLAENAPKGTVVIKLNASDLDEGPNADITYSFSGHAPLKVRQLFSVDARTGEIKVKGVIDYEKARMHEIYVQAKDKGPSAVAVHCKVLVNVLDKNDNLPEVILTSVSTPVQEDAPPGTVIAVISVMDKDSGENGNVDCEIPHHVPFQLHSSFKNYYTLVTSDFLDREAVAEYNITLTARDMGSPPLFTRKTILVQVSDVNDNAPRFKQPSYTVYLTENNAPGASICSVTAQDPDSGQNAYLSYSIMDADIQGMAMSTYVSINSDNGNIYALRSFDHEQLKNFQITVQAQDAGFPPLISNVTVNIFILDQNDNAPVIVSPVTQNGTAPIEALPRSADAGHLVTKISAVDADAGQNSRLFYQMLQATDPSLFSVALYTGEIRTIRQLVEKDPTRHRLVILVKDNGQPPLSATVSIILSVVDSLPDLQPDLGDLSLSPHHSSNFTLYLIVSLGAISFTFLVAIIVLVTVRRLKGRPSNRESNFPSMSACCCGCCTRTEASTTTEVFKKSNLNVRMSAGAPGCAETTSNGAHPQVYCYKMCLTPESSKSDFMFLKPCSPVMSVQQNNAKSTDYLTSGWSALDRNELANNRAATPNELKYSNKEWTLTKNQRNSAYKRYSSANMEGTLTRQQKYDTDGFACPVAPQYWTWGNHMKDCKMSLQEGAAPNYSWVPKYTQPHSEPPDYQHNVYIPGTTSDYSTLKLAPRGELDVYNTFSTFGKKKRYISNYEQTFDTDDAIISNDIFK; encoded by the exons ATGGACACTGACGGGGCGAAGAGGACGCTGTTTGGGAAATGGCACGCAGTGTGCCGTTTTGCGTTGCTCACTTGTGTCTTGGACGCAGCCTGGGGACAGATCCGCTACTCTATCCCTGAGGAGCTGGAACATGGGGCTTTTGTTGGCAACATCGCAGAGGACCTGGGCTTGGATTTGAACAAGCTCTCTGCGCGCAGATTCCGGATAGTCTCAGGTGCCAGGAAGCAGTATGTGGAGGTGAATTTGGAGAATGGAGTTTTATTTGTCAATGAAAGAATTGATCGTGAGGAACTATGCGAGCAGAGTTTGTCTTGTTCTTTTCACCTGCAAGTAGTGATAGAAAACCCTCTGGAGCTGTACAGGGTGGAGATGGAAATACTGGATGTAAATGATAACTCTCCCAGTTTCCCGTGGACCGAGTTTAATCTGGAcatatcagagtctgctgtGCCAGGATCTCGTTTCCCACTTGAGAGCGCACAGGATTTGGATGTCGGATCCAACTCGTTACGCACCTATTTGCTGAGCGTAAATGAGCACTTTCTTTTGGACATACAGACGCGCAGTGATGGCAGTAAATTTGCAGAGCTTGTCCTTCAAAGCCCACTGGACAGAGAACAGCAAAGTGCGCATCAAATGGTTCTAACTGCGGTGGACGGGGGTGCGCCGGAGAGATCCGGCACTGCGCAAATTGATATCACCGTTTTGGATGCAAATGATAACGCGCCTGTGTTTGATCAGTCCTTTTACAGAGTGAGGCTGGCAGAAAACGCACCAAAAGGTACTGTAGTCATAAAACTCAATGCGTCTGATTTAGATGAGGGTCCTAATGCTGACATAACCTACTCATTCAGCGGACACGCGCCCCTAAAAGTGCGCCAGCTCTTCAGCGTAGACGCGCGCACGGGGGAAATCAAAGTCAAAGGAGTGATAGATTATGAAAAAGCAAGGATGCATGAAATTTATGTCCAGGCTAAAGATAAGGGCCCATCAGCTGTGGCGGTCCACTGCAAAGTGCTGGTGAACGTGTTGGATAAAAACGACAACCTCCCAGAGGTGATCCTCACATCAGTGTCCACACCTGTGCAGGAGGACGCGCCCCCTGGGACTGTGATAGCAGTCATCAGCGTGATGGACAAGGACTCAGGTGAGAATGGGAATGTAGACTGTGAGATCCCCCATCACGTCCCATTTCAGCTTCACTCATCCTTTAAGAACTACTACACATTAGTAACTTCTGATTTTCTGGACAGAGAGGCTGTGGCAGAGTACAACATCACTCTCACTGCCAGAGATATGGGCTCTCCACCTTTATTCACGCGGAAAACTATTCTGGTCCAAGTGTCTGATGTGAATGATAACGCGCCTCGCTTCAAACAGCCCTCATATACTGTGTATCTGACTGAGAATAACGCGCCGGGTGCATCCATCTGCTCCGTTACTGCGCAGGATCCAGATTCTGGTCAGAACGCATACCTCTCCTACTCTATAATGGATGCAGACATACAGGGCATGGCCATGTCCACGTATGTGTCCATAAACTCAGACAACGGGAACATTTACGCACTGCGCTCATTTGACCATGAGCAACTTAAAAACTTCCAGATCACAGTCCAAGCGCAGGACGCTGGTTTCCCGCCTCTGATCAGCAACGTTACAGTGAATATCTTTATCCTGGACCAGAACGACAACGCACCTGTTATCGTGTCACCAGTTACGCAAAATGGCACAGCACCCATCGAAGCGCTGCCCAGATCTGCAGACGCGGGTCACCTTGTCACCAAAATCAGCGCAGTGGATGCAGACGCGGGTCAGAACTCGCGTCTCTTTTATCAGATGCTGCAAGCAACAGATCCGAGCTTGTTTAGCGTGGCTCTGTACACGGGGGAAATCAGGACAATCCGCCAGTTGGTGGAGAAAGACCCCACGAGGCACAGACTGGTCATTCTCGTGAAGGACAATGGTCAGCCGCCCCTCTCGGCCACAGTTTCCATCATTCTGTCAGTGGTTGACAGCCTGCCAGATTTACAGCCCGATTTGGGTGACCTGTCACTAAGCCCGCATCACAGCTCCAACTTTACCCTCTACTTAATCGTGTCTTTGGGCGCAATCTCCTTCACGTTTCTAGTGGCTATAATCGTCCTGGTTACAGTGCGCAGACTGAAGGGCAGACCGTCCAACAGAGAGTCCAACTTCCCCTCCATGAGCGCGTGCTGCTGCGGGTGCTGCACGCGCACAGAAGCATCCACCACCACGGAGGTGTTTAAAAAGTCCAACTTGAACGTCCGGATGTCTGCAGGCGCGCCCGGTTGCGCAGAAACAACCAGCAACGGAGCGCATCCGCAGGTCTACTGCTACAAAATGTGTCTGACCCCGGAATCATCCAAAAGTGACTTCATGTTCCTCAAGCCCTGCAGCCCGGTGATGTCAGTGCAGCAGAATAACGCCAAGAGCACAGATTATCTGACCTCTGGCTGGAGCGCGCTGGACCGGAATGAGCTGGCCAACAACAGAGCAGCGACCCCAAATGAG CTCAAGTATTCCAACAAGGAATGGACCTTGACAAAGAACCAGCGCAACTCAGCGTACAAGAG ATACAGTTCAGCAAACATGGAGGGCACTCTAACTCGTCAACAAAAATATGACACTGATGGATTTGCCTGCCCTGTAGCTCCACAGTACTGGACCTGGGGAAACCATATGAAAG ACTGCAAGATGTCGCTTCAAGAGGGAGCGGCGCCGAACTACTCGTGGGTTCCAAAGTACACTCAGCCTCATTCAGAGCCTCCAGATTATCAGCACAATGTCTATATACCTGGCACCACATCTGACTACAGCACCCTGAAGCTGGCACCCAGAGGAGAGCTGGATGTGTACAACACCTTCTCGACTTTTGGGAAGAAAAAGAGATATATCTCAAACTATGAACAAACTTTTGACACAGATGATGCTATCATTAGCAATGACATCTTCAAATGA